A single window of Microscilla marina ATCC 23134 DNA harbors:
- a CDS encoding MFS transporter, with protein MSQIRQLNKEVMHLSIFGSFIGAALAFYDIGAITLFLQKFSASQLPEVFIISGISSMVLSAIFIYSQPYFSFSSLTNGFFILIAFTLLAIFTSVYLNLHPNAIRFALIFMGPLNSIALLIFWGTFGRIFNVQESKRLAGKVSAGLAIGQIIALFAIPQILNISGLSTVLLLFLSAFFITIATTYSIIGISRRYRFLSVLNDSAQLIRSTNNAFKLLNNRFVLYLVFFAILSIFVALFLDYWFLSVVETVYIRSDELVDFLSIFGGIVVSASLVVSWYVYRYVVNRFGLAQSLRLHPILLIIFIFLTLAAAYGLGYTLDAKRFIFFFILLMTSKFIHDVLRNAIVSPIYRLYLLPIDVRLRFDTQAKLEGFAQDLGFFLAGIALYLLSIYTSISAMDNIYIALGLLVILIAIIKLMHGEYQRIIQQKLGEEQESQEVGFITLPEKIVQEIDHRDTPQIPTFLNILNILDPIIYKQAILKLLTSEDTVIQKTALIEASKFCILDALPILEKIMELRYFSVLDNAELIRQTYDTLQGAKFRLAKIKYIEQLTQSKLFLERVFGAILCTYADDSIKTKLLNKLFRDPVSLVRYYAVAASAHASNKQLHNFMIEKLGEPQYSNAAFAAIVATGEGLFPSLDSAFYATGQKEIVQLRIVQAYGWVGSQKAVDLLLPKINYSNQNIASMALEMLGRCGYTIEDSKAVPVIIELEEVCGVIIWNMVASQVLDNASCSDILKNALLSEIDYNYEKIYSLLSLLYDTNKVALIKKNLSSGDPEKAEFAFGLLDMMLKEEVKPMILPILSISNFEEKINRTRFVLPTKETMDKKEVLIALVQRDYKWVNKWTKACAIRELLQDGSEENVELLVSNIVNPDIILSEIACEALYQLDREKFEIYAQRFQFKNQYLTLKEAASKVVAANNNDEAENSSEVIGGQSISSIAPNMKFDIITFFTSINELKNIPGLVLSEIAKIATLQEFDAQKIVMIYDNIEDMDYYVIYSGEFVLKNKEKGEFARFEAKEMAHNWHFINETISNVELVTTQPTSVYKISKELFNELQSFHDEIPNSILDYTKTIVG; from the coding sequence ATGAGTCAGATCAGGCAACTAAATAAAGAAGTAATGCACCTCTCTATCTTTGGTAGTTTTATTGGAGCTGCATTGGCTTTTTATGACATTGGAGCTATTACTTTGTTTTTACAAAAGTTTAGCGCAAGTCAATTACCAGAAGTTTTCATTATTTCCGGAATATCAAGTATGGTACTATCTGCTATATTTATCTATTCTCAGCCTTACTTCTCATTCTCAAGCCTAACCAATGGTTTTTTTATACTCATAGCATTTACATTACTTGCTATATTTACCAGCGTCTACCTCAACCTACACCCCAATGCAATACGTTTTGCGCTTATATTTATGGGACCTCTCAATAGTATTGCGCTATTGATATTTTGGGGCACATTTGGGCGTATATTTAACGTACAAGAAAGTAAACGACTCGCAGGAAAGGTAAGTGCAGGCTTAGCTATCGGGCAAATTATTGCATTGTTTGCTATTCCTCAAATTCTCAATATATCAGGTCTTTCTACTGTATTGCTGTTATTTCTTAGCGCTTTTTTTATTACAATAGCCACCACCTACTCCATTATAGGCATAAGCCGCCGCTACCGTTTTTTAAGTGTATTGAACGATAGCGCACAATTGATTAGAAGTACCAACAATGCATTTAAATTACTTAACAACCGATTTGTTCTATACCTGGTCTTTTTTGCTATTTTATCCATTTTTGTTGCTTTGTTTTTAGACTATTGGTTCTTATCTGTTGTCGAAACAGTATACATACGCTCTGACGAACTCGTAGACTTTTTATCAATATTTGGAGGAATTGTAGTATCAGCATCATTAGTTGTAAGCTGGTATGTGTATCGGTATGTAGTAAACCGTTTTGGACTAGCCCAAAGTCTTCGCCTTCACCCAATATTGCTTATTATTTTTATATTCCTGACGCTGGCTGCTGCTTACGGATTAGGCTATACACTAGACGCCAAAAGGTTTATATTCTTTTTTATCCTGCTTATGACCAGTAAGTTTATCCACGACGTGTTAAGAAACGCCATTGTTTCACCTATTTATCGATTATATTTGCTCCCCATTGATGTAAGGCTAAGATTTGACACTCAGGCTAAGTTGGAAGGGTTTGCGCAAGATTTAGGCTTTTTTCTGGCAGGCATAGCCCTTTACCTGCTATCAATTTATACCAGCATATCTGCCATGGATAATATCTACATTGCACTAGGGTTGCTGGTCATATTAATTGCTATCATCAAACTAATGCACGGCGAGTATCAGCGAATTATTCAACAAAAACTGGGAGAAGAGCAAGAAAGCCAAGAAGTAGGCTTTATTACTCTACCAGAAAAAATTGTACAAGAAATAGATCATCGAGACACACCTCAAATTCCAACGTTCTTAAATATTCTTAACATACTTGATCCTATTATATATAAGCAAGCTATATTAAAATTATTAACTTCAGAAGATACTGTTATTCAAAAGACAGCCCTTATAGAAGCTTCTAAGTTTTGTATTTTAGACGCACTACCTATTCTTGAAAAAATCATGGAGTTAAGGTATTTCTCAGTATTGGATAATGCAGAACTCATTCGCCAAACCTATGATACGCTTCAAGGAGCAAAGTTTCGCCTTGCAAAAATTAAATATATCGAGCAACTTACGCAGTCAAAACTATTCCTCGAACGTGTATTTGGAGCTATTTTATGTACCTACGCTGATGACAGCATCAAAACAAAATTACTCAATAAATTATTTCGTGATCCAGTATCACTGGTAAGGTATTATGCAGTGGCAGCATCGGCGCACGCCAGCAACAAACAATTGCATAATTTTATGATAGAAAAGCTGGGCGAACCACAATACAGCAACGCCGCTTTTGCGGCAATTGTAGCCACTGGTGAAGGCCTGTTCCCTTCATTAGATTCTGCGTTTTATGCTACAGGACAAAAAGAAATTGTACAGCTACGCATTGTACAAGCTTATGGTTGGGTAGGAAGCCAAAAAGCAGTGGATTTACTGTTACCAAAGATCAATTACTCAAACCAAAATATTGCCTCTATGGCATTAGAAATGTTGGGTAGGTGTGGTTATACAATTGAAGACTCAAAAGCGGTTCCTGTAATCATAGAACTCGAAGAGGTATGTGGAGTAATTATATGGAATATGGTAGCGTCACAAGTATTAGACAATGCCAGCTGTTCTGATATTCTCAAAAATGCTTTACTTTCTGAAATTGATTATAACTACGAAAAAATTTACAGCTTACTATCTTTACTATACGATACTAACAAAGTAGCACTTATTAAGAAAAACTTAAGCAGTGGAGATCCTGAAAAAGCTGAATTTGCTTTTGGATTATTAGACATGATGCTAAAAGAAGAAGTCAAACCTATGATTCTTCCAATTTTAAGCATTAGTAATTTTGAGGAAAAAATCAATCGTACTCGCTTTGTCCTTCCTACCAAAGAAACAATGGATAAAAAAGAGGTGCTTATTGCTTTAGTACAAAGGGACTATAAATGGGTAAACAAATGGACAAAGGCTTGTGCAATTCGCGAATTATTGCAAGATGGTAGCGAAGAGAATGTGGAGCTTTTGGTATCAAACATTGTAAACCCTGACATTATCCTAAGTGAAATTGCCTGTGAAGCCTTGTACCAACTTGACCGAGAGAAGTTTGAAATATATGCACAAAGGTTTCAGTTTAAAAATCAGTACCTCACACTCAAAGAGGCTGCATCTAAAGTAGTAGCAGCCAATAATAATGATGAAGCCGAAAATAGTAGCGAAGTAATAGGAGGGCAAAGTATTAGCAGCATTGCTCCTAATATGAAGTTTGACATTATTACTTTCTTTACAAGTATCAACGAACTAAAAAATATTCCAGGACTTGTGCTCTCAGAAATAGCAAAAATTGCTACGTTACAAGAGTTTGACGCCCAAAAAATAGTGATGATTTACGATAACATAGAAGACATGGACTACTATGTGATCTACTCAGGTGAATTTGTTTTGAAAAATAAAGAAAAGGGAGAATTTGCTCGATTTGAGGCAAAAGAAATGGCACATAACTGGCATTTTATCAATGAAACAATCAGTAATGTAGAGCTTGTAACTACCCAACCAACTTCTGTCTATAAAATATCTAAAGAGCTTTTTAACGAGTTGCAATCATTTCATGATGAAATTCCAAACTCAATTTTAGACTATACTAAGACCATCGTCGGTTAA